The Sphingobium sp. JS3065 genome includes a region encoding these proteins:
- a CDS encoding helix-turn-helix domain-containing protein, whose product MQRHAAFLATTAKSRQAKLAKASQDAFSRIGYGSIMTAEPNMIREIRRRKGLTLEQLGALTTNPTTGFPTDLATIQKLETGKRALKTDWRIAIAEALSVHPDDLVGATVPRTPVRRVPLVGKIPQGDWRLAVEDATDLIPCTSGGPNTFALKPEGDSMDKVLKHDDAVVFCDPDDIELRHEKLYAMMKQNDGEVTFKQYLDNPPRLAPLSSNPKHKEILLGQEPLVTIGRIIGMHVDFF is encoded by the coding sequence TTGCAGCGTCATGCCGCATTTTTAGCTACAACAGCTAAAAGCCGTCAAGCTAAATTAGCTAAGGCCAGCCAAGACGCATTTAGCCGGATCGGCTATGGCTCAATTATGACCGCTGAACCCAATATGATCCGGGAAATTCGCAGGCGTAAGGGTCTGACGCTGGAGCAGCTCGGCGCGCTGACAACGAACCCAACAACGGGTTTTCCAACCGACCTTGCCACGATCCAGAAACTGGAGACGGGCAAGCGCGCGCTCAAGACGGACTGGCGAATCGCCATCGCCGAAGCGCTGAGCGTTCATCCCGACGATCTGGTCGGCGCCACCGTTCCGCGCACGCCGGTTCGGCGCGTGCCGCTGGTCGGAAAGATACCGCAGGGCGATTGGCGACTCGCGGTAGAGGACGCGACGGACCTCATTCCCTGCACGTCGGGCGGCCCGAACACCTTTGCGCTGAAGCCCGAGGGCGACAGCATGGACAAGGTGCTCAAGCACGATGATGCCGTAGTTTTCTGCGACCCCGACGACATCGAGCTACGGCATGAAAAGCTCTATGCGATGATGAAGCAGAATGACGGGGAAGTGACCTTCAAACAGTATCTGGACAATCCCCCGCGCCTCGCGCCGCTTTCATCGAACCCGAAGCACAAGGAAATCCTGCTCGGCCAGGAACCGCTGGTGACGATCGGGCGAATCATCGGAATGCACGTCGACTTTTTCTAG
- a CDS encoding phage Gp37/Gp68 family protein yields MAENSKIEWTDHTFNPWIGCTQVGPGCDGCYAKALSEARLGVLFGPGQPRRRTAASTWNQPRAWNRKAARLGIRYRVFCASLADVFDNEVPPEWRADLFQLIRETPHLDWLLVTKRIGNVYKMAEAAGRLPDNVWLGITVVNQQEADRDIPKLRNLRQLYEIPVAFLSIEPMLEPIDLRLLFYHHCPNWLDDDGYPPIMDMSTGMQECCSTCDFTGISDELAINWVIVGGESGPKARPMHPDWARSLRDQCAEAGVPFLFKQWGEYGPYNMEPGVAGFWFDPDGHVYQGSTHWPPAQDESRAYMIRWGKKRAGRLLDGVRHDGMPS; encoded by the coding sequence ATGGCTGAAAACAGCAAGATCGAGTGGACCGACCACACCTTCAACCCATGGATCGGCTGTACGCAGGTCGGACCGGGCTGCGACGGCTGTTATGCCAAGGCCCTGTCAGAAGCCCGGCTGGGCGTCCTGTTCGGGCCGGGGCAACCTCGGCGCCGCACCGCCGCCTCGACATGGAATCAGCCGCGCGCATGGAACAGAAAGGCCGCCAGGCTCGGCATCCGCTATCGCGTCTTCTGCGCGTCGCTGGCCGACGTCTTCGACAATGAAGTGCCGCCGGAGTGGCGGGCCGACCTGTTCCAGCTGATCCGCGAAACGCCGCACCTCGACTGGCTGCTGGTGACGAAGCGCATCGGCAATGTCTACAAGATGGCAGAGGCGGCTGGTCGCCTGCCGGATAATGTGTGGCTCGGCATCACGGTCGTCAACCAGCAGGAAGCCGATCGGGACATTCCGAAGCTGCGCAACCTGCGCCAGCTCTATGAAATCCCGGTCGCCTTCCTGTCAATTGAGCCGATGCTGGAGCCGATCGATCTCAGGCTCCTGTTCTATCACCACTGCCCGAACTGGCTGGACGACGACGGCTATCCGCCAATCATGGATATGTCGACCGGGATGCAGGAATGTTGCAGCACATGCGACTTCACCGGGATCAGTGACGAACTGGCCATCAACTGGGTGATCGTCGGTGGTGAGAGCGGCCCCAAAGCACGCCCGATGCATCCCGATTGGGCACGAAGCCTGCGCGATCAATGCGCGGAGGCGGGTGTCCCGTTCCTGTTCAAGCAATGGGGCGAATATGGCCCATATAATATGGAACCGGGCGTGGCTGGCTTTTGGTTCGACCCTGATGGCCATGTATATCAAGGTTCTACCCACTGGCCGCCAGCGCAGGATGAATCCCGCGCCTATATGATCCGATGGGGCAAGAAGCGCGCCGGCCGCCTGCTCGACGGCGTCCGGCATGATGGAATGCCGTCATGA
- the dnaN gene encoding DNA polymerase III subunit beta, producing the protein MAKASAPEAPAQDKEGVPARAPREPVNPPIIEVGVKQLRAAMKGVTEAIEARNTIPILANVLINCDGRRLTLIATDLDMMIEATVEAQKARGIAVTVSGKLLEDIAKKLPAEALVTMVMDGSQLIVSAGRARFRVPTLPVTDFPIMGSPDWQHEFESPASDWTRMLDAVRFAMANDENRYYLNGIYLHETDGGKLGAAATDGHRLAVFRMDMPDGGGGLSPIIIGRKAVGIVAKMLDELKPGDDGVSPPVEFATDGAKARFDFGTVTLTTKLIDAEYPNYGRVIPSATDRRCTFTPALLHEAVDRVTVVSSEKTRLVKADFKAATVLLEAASPENGRGTEELPVEHDGDDLTIGFNGGYLLAILEHLKGTTAEVLMSDQAGPTLWRTDDDAPAFYVLMPMRV; encoded by the coding sequence ATGGCGAAGGCCAGTGCACCCGAAGCGCCCGCGCAGGACAAGGAAGGCGTTCCGGCCAGGGCGCCGCGCGAACCGGTCAATCCGCCGATCATCGAAGTCGGGGTGAAGCAGCTCCGCGCGGCGATGAAGGGGGTGACCGAAGCGATCGAGGCGCGCAACACCATCCCGATCCTGGCCAATGTGCTGATCAATTGCGATGGGCGGCGGCTGACGCTGATCGCCACCGACCTCGACATGATGATCGAAGCGACGGTGGAGGCGCAGAAGGCGCGGGGCATCGCCGTAACCGTCTCCGGCAAGCTGCTGGAGGACATCGCGAAGAAGCTGCCGGCCGAAGCGCTGGTGACGATGGTCATGGATGGTTCGCAACTGATCGTCAGCGCAGGGCGCGCCCGTTTCCGCGTGCCGACGCTGCCTGTCACCGACTTTCCGATCATGGGCTCGCCGGACTGGCAGCATGAATTCGAAAGCCCCGCGTCCGACTGGACCCGCATGCTGGATGCGGTGCGCTTCGCCATGGCGAATGACGAAAACCGCTATTATCTGAACGGCATCTACCTGCATGAGACCGACGGCGGGAAGCTGGGCGCGGCGGCGACCGATGGGCATCGCCTGGCGGTGTTCCGGATGGACATGCCGGATGGCGGCGGCGGGCTGAGCCCAATCATCATCGGCCGGAAGGCGGTCGGCATCGTCGCCAAGATGCTGGACGAACTCAAGCCCGGCGACGACGGGGTGTCGCCGCCGGTCGAGTTCGCGACCGACGGCGCGAAGGCGCGGTTCGATTTCGGGACGGTCACGCTGACGACCAAGCTGATCGACGCCGAATATCCGAACTATGGCCGCGTTATTCCGTCGGCCACGGACAGGCGCTGCACCTTCACGCCCGCGCTGCTGCATGAGGCGGTCGACCGCGTGACGGTGGTCAGTTCCGAAAAGACCCGGCTGGTGAAGGCGGATTTCAAGGCGGCGACGGTGCTGCTGGAGGCGGCCAGCCCGGAAAATGGCAGGGGCACCGAGGAACTGCCGGTCGAACATGACGGCGACGACCTGACGATCGGCTTCAACGGCGGCTATCTGCTGGCGATCTTGGAGCATCTGAAAGGCACCACGGCCGAAGTGCTGATGAGCGACCAGGCGGGGCCGACTCTCTGGCGGACCGATGACGACGCGCCCGCCTTCTATGTCCTTATGCCGATGCGGGTGTGA
- a CDS encoding acyl carrier protein: MTGSLSDQVAAILCRIKGVHISDEDARDRDKRLIRDLHLDQIDLMTLALEIEDGFGVAVGDDELLALVTVGDLRALIIEKISDFSAGAPLTPPGTAGAALRVASAPADPLFPNGASA, encoded by the coding sequence ATGACGGGGTCGCTGTCCGACCAAGTCGCGGCGATCCTGTGCCGCATCAAGGGCGTGCATATCTCCGACGAGGATGCGCGGGACCGGGACAAGCGCCTGATCCGCGACCTGCACCTGGACCAGATCGACCTGATGACGCTGGCACTGGAGATCGAGGACGGCTTCGGCGTCGCGGTCGGTGATGACGAACTGCTGGCGCTCGTGACGGTCGGTGATCTCCGCGCGCTCATCATCGAGAAGATTTCTGACTTTTCTGCCGGGGCCCCACTTACCCCACCCGGCACGGCGGGAGCCGCCCTTCGGGTCGCATCGGCTCCCGCCGACCCCCTCTTTCCGAACGGAGCATCGGCATGA
- a CDS encoding phage regulatory CII family protein, translating to MANGVTLSTDQLHLKKETRAAVDDVSGQEKVAKLLGRSQARVSHYCSSNRDEFMPIDLVAELEQLTVGKPGHPRITRALARQAGFLLVPEGGDARDRRSLGEHLADMVGEASDVMGAMKAAMTDHRLAPAARAKALCEARQLQDQVAELVAALQAEGE from the coding sequence GTGGCTAATGGCGTCACCCTTTCCACTGACCAGCTCCACCTCAAGAAGGAGACCCGCGCCGCCGTCGACGACGTCAGCGGGCAGGAGAAGGTCGCCAAGCTGCTCGGCCGGTCGCAGGCGCGCGTGTCGCATTACTGCTCGTCGAACCGCGACGAATTCATGCCGATCGACCTGGTCGCGGAGCTGGAGCAACTGACCGTCGGCAAGCCGGGCCATCCCCGCATCACCCGCGCGCTCGCCCGGCAGGCGGGATTCCTGCTGGTGCCCGAGGGCGGCGATGCTCGCGACCGACGGTCGCTGGGCGAGCATCTGGCCGACATGGTCGGAGAAGCGTCCGACGTGATGGGCGCGATGAAGGCCGCCATGACCGATCACCGGTTGGCGCCCGCCGCGCGGGCGAAGGCGCTCTGCGAGGCGCGCCAGCTTCAGGATCAGGTGGCCGAACTGGTGGCTGCGCTGCAAGCGGAAGGGGAATAG
- a CDS encoding DNA-methyltransferase translates to MTVRLLTGDALQVLRGLPADSVDCCVTSPPYWGLRDYDVEGQIGMEPTLGEHLAVMVEIFEEVRRVLKPTGTCWVNYGDCYATAPNGRSAADTKAAGNDDRTFRDKPFSTVGPVYEAVHGKGGYRGDSKRPNMAAPQGRIAAGGYLKPKDLCMLPNRLAIALQDAGWWVRSEIVWGKPNAMPDSSGNYRPSVSHEKIFLLTKSGDGDVWRARDSGEISFAPDLSERCPLITKPQQLGPRWVRLGAYFDADAVMLARTTASDGKQPDGWDTGPGGHGAFHRGGREKGKRKQDLTASSANRAGGSSGRRMNGFNARWDSMEADGRVRSGRLLRNFESDVAEMVPPDVMAWEIAIQGFSGAHFATFPPALVVPCVLAGCPAGGMVLDPFGGAGTTGMVAERLGRDAILIELNHDYARIAQDRLRAAMVRVESELAPVHKAVGDMVDIMRGEAA, encoded by the coding sequence ATGACGGTCAGGCTGCTGACGGGCGATGCGCTGCAGGTTCTTCGCGGGCTTCCCGCCGATAGCGTGGACTGCTGCGTCACGTCGCCGCCTTATTGGGGGCTGCGCGACTATGATGTCGAGGGACAGATCGGCATGGAGCCGACGCTGGGCGAGCATCTGGCGGTGATGGTCGAAATATTCGAGGAGGTCCGGCGCGTTCTCAAGCCGACGGGAACCTGCTGGGTCAATTATGGCGATTGCTATGCGACCGCGCCCAATGGGCGCAGCGCGGCGGATACCAAGGCGGCGGGCAATGACGACCGGACATTCCGGGACAAGCCTTTCAGCACGGTCGGGCCGGTCTATGAAGCGGTGCACGGCAAAGGCGGCTATCGCGGCGACAGCAAGCGGCCGAATATGGCAGCGCCCCAAGGGCGAATTGCTGCTGGCGGATACCTCAAGCCCAAGGATTTGTGCATGCTGCCGAACCGGCTCGCCATCGCGCTGCAGGACGCGGGATGGTGGGTGCGGTCGGAAATCGTGTGGGGCAAGCCCAACGCGATGCCGGACAGCAGCGGCAATTATCGGCCATCGGTCTCGCATGAGAAAATCTTCCTTCTCACAAAATCCGGCGACGGCGATGTCTGGCGTGCCCGCGATAGCGGCGAAATCAGCTTCGCGCCCGACCTTTCGGAACGTTGTCCGCTGATCACGAAGCCGCAGCAGCTCGGCCCGCGATGGGTGCGCCTTGGGGCATATTTCGATGCCGATGCCGTGATGCTTGCCCGCACGACGGCGAGCGATGGAAAGCAGCCGGATGGATGGGACACCGGTCCCGGCGGGCATGGCGCCTTTCATCGCGGCGGGCGCGAGAAGGGCAAGCGGAAACAGGATTTGACTGCGTCGAGTGCTAATCGGGCAGGTGGCAGCAGCGGTCGGCGGATGAATGGTTTCAATGCAAGGTGGGATTCGATGGAGGCTGATGGCCGCGTTAGATCAGGCCGTTTGCTGCGCAACTTCGAAAGCGACGTCGCGGAGATGGTGCCGCCTGACGTCATGGCCTGGGAGATCGCCATACAGGGCTTTTCCGGCGCGCATTTCGCGACCTTTCCGCCGGCGCTGGTGGTGCCCTGCGTCCTTGCGGGCTGCCCTGCAGGCGGCATGGTGCTCGATCCCTTTGGCGGCGCGGGCACGACGGGGATGGTTGCCGAACGGCTCGGCCGCGACGCCATCCTGATCGAACTCAATCACGATTATGCGCGGATCGCGCAGGACCGGCTGCGCGCCGCCATGGTGCGCGTCGAAAGCGAACTGGCGCCGGTCCACAAGGCCGTGGGCGACATGGTCGACATCATGAGGGGAGAGGCGGCGTGA
- a CDS encoding Nin-like protein — MIRPSPTLIEDTDVPGLTGYWPTPDPTSPYFCHGPTLISFSGGRTSAYMLWKVLCAHGGSLPPYVFVVFCNTGKERIETLRFVYDCGVRWGVHIWWLEWRDRASNAVKPDDRFEVVGFNQAARNGEPFLALIRRKGYLPNAVTRFCTAELKIDTMKQFMMSMGFETWTNMVGLRADERKRVMKQVLRNQSGKERWNSYCPLALCGVVERIVWRFWLGRNNDPRKIEYYLPQGFDLGLRRYEGNCDGCFLKGYDILCQSEREQPGVLGWWAEAEAEVTLLKAKASGARFVTEYSYAQLGDIASRTPLIADLDSLRPVGDCTSACAVDDSDEPEPDDQAMAWLLSYMERLWREGPPKLTAAMKQDYAIADLFGDEG, encoded by the coding sequence ATGATCCGTCCATCACCTACTTTGATCGAGGATACTGATGTGCCGGGCCTCACCGGCTATTGGCCTACGCCTGACCCGACCAGCCCCTACTTCTGCCACGGCCCTACGCTGATCTCGTTCAGCGGCGGCCGAACCAGCGCTTACATGCTGTGGAAGGTGCTTTGCGCGCACGGCGGCTCTCTGCCGCCCTATGTGTTCGTAGTATTCTGCAACACCGGCAAGGAGCGGATAGAGACGCTGCGCTTCGTCTATGACTGCGGTGTCCGATGGGGCGTCCATATCTGGTGGCTGGAATGGCGCGACCGCGCGAGCAACGCCGTCAAACCTGATGATCGCTTCGAGGTGGTCGGCTTCAACCAGGCAGCGCGCAATGGCGAACCGTTCCTCGCGCTTATCCGCCGCAAGGGCTACCTGCCGAACGCCGTGACCCGCTTCTGCACGGCAGAGCTGAAGATCGACACGATGAAGCAGTTCATGATGTCGATGGGGTTCGAGACGTGGACCAACATGGTCGGCCTGCGCGCGGACGAACGGAAGCGCGTCATGAAGCAGGTTCTCCGCAACCAGTCGGGGAAGGAGCGGTGGAACAGCTATTGCCCACTCGCGCTGTGCGGTGTGGTCGAACGGATCGTCTGGCGCTTCTGGCTGGGTCGGAACAACGACCCACGGAAGATCGAATATTATCTGCCGCAGGGCTTCGATCTTGGGCTGCGCCGGTATGAGGGGAATTGCGACGGCTGTTTCCTGAAGGGCTACGACATCCTCTGCCAGTCGGAGCGCGAGCAGCCGGGCGTGCTGGGCTGGTGGGCAGAGGCAGAGGCAGAGGTCACGCTTCTGAAAGCCAAGGCAAGCGGCGCACGATTCGTCACGGAATATAGCTATGCCCAGCTAGGCGACATCGCTAGCCGCACGCCGCTGATCGCTGACCTAGACTCTCTTCGTCCAGTCGGAGACTGCACCTCCGCGTGCGCGGTGGACGATAGCGATGAGCCGGAACCTGACGATCAGGCGATGGCCTGGCTACTCAGCTACATGGAGCGCCTCTGGCGAGAAGGTCCGCCAAAACTGACCGCAGCGATGAAGCAAGACTATGCAATCGCCGACCTCTTCGGAGACGAAGGTTGA
- a CDS encoding DUF1643 domain-containing protein, which yields MSFGDDLFGFQAMRSAAVISPCGTWRYELRRIWDDRCPLLVVCMLNPSTADHRINDPTILALIHFAKLWGFGGLLVVNLFAFRSSCPAEMMARADAFGPENGRYILSAMQYAAAHGGQLLVAWGNGGDHDDRAEWFCARALRQYQLTLICLGTTNRWKPKHPMARGAHRIPRDQQPIIYRRPVGIDE from the coding sequence GTGTCCTTCGGTGACGATCTTTTCGGTTTTCAGGCGATGCGAAGCGCGGCGGTCATCAGTCCGTGCGGCACCTGGCGCTATGAATTGCGGCGGATTTGGGATGATCGGTGCCCGCTCCTCGTCGTTTGCATGCTGAATCCATCGACAGCGGACCATCGGATCAATGATCCGACGATCCTCGCCCTGATCCACTTCGCGAAGCTGTGGGGCTTTGGCGGTCTGTTGGTCGTCAACCTCTTCGCCTTCCGGAGCAGTTGCCCCGCGGAGATGATGGCGCGGGCGGACGCATTTGGCCCGGAAAATGGCCGATATATCCTGTCAGCGATGCAATATGCTGCAGCCCATGGCGGGCAGTTGCTCGTAGCGTGGGGCAATGGTGGCGATCATGATGATCGGGCGGAATGGTTCTGCGCCCGCGCGCTGCGGCAATACCAACTCACCCTGATCTGCCTCGGCACTACCAATAGATGGAAGCCGAAGCATCCCATGGCGCGGGGCGCGCATCGGATCCCGCGTGACCAGCAGCCTATCATCTACCGCCGTCCTGTCGGGATCGACGAATGA
- a CDS encoding prepilin peptidase — protein sequence MIHAFPALLGGISGAIAGSFLATLILRWPQGRGIARGRSSCDGCGRVLGATDLVPMISALVQRGRCRTCGAVIDPLHGRVEAGCAIVGALALGFAPDPGGIGWALLGWLLLTLAVLDKRHFWLPDALTLPLAFLGFTIGLWTTDASMADRVIGAVAGYLALLFVALGYRRLRGRDGLGLGDAKLLGALGAWFGWQALPFILLLAASLGLLAILAAMAMGRAVHGATRVPLGSFLALAAVPGWWLSVLATGAGT from the coding sequence GTGATCCACGCCTTTCCCGCCTTGCTGGGCGGCATATCGGGCGCCATTGCGGGGAGTTTCCTCGCCACGCTGATCCTGCGCTGGCCGCAGGGGCGCGGGATCGCGCGCGGGCGGTCGTCCTGTGACGGGTGCGGGCGGGTTCTGGGCGCGACCGACCTTGTCCCCATGATCAGCGCTTTGGTGCAGCGCGGGCGTTGCCGGACCTGCGGCGCGGTGATCGATCCGCTGCATGGGCGGGTCGAAGCGGGTTGCGCGATCGTGGGCGCGCTTGCCCTGGGCTTCGCGCCCGATCCGGGCGGCATCGGCTGGGCGTTGCTCGGCTGGCTGCTGTTGACGCTGGCGGTGCTGGACAAGCGCCATTTCTGGCTGCCCGATGCGCTGACCCTGCCGCTGGCCTTTCTGGGCTTCACCATCGGGCTTTGGACCACCGATGCGAGCATGGCGGACCGCGTGATCGGCGCCGTGGCGGGTTATCTGGCGCTGCTGTTCGTGGCGCTGGGCTATCGGCGGTTGCGGGGGCGGGACGGGCTGGGGCTGGGCGATGCGAAGCTGCTGGGCGCGCTGGGCGCATGGTTCGGCTGGCAGGCCTTGCCCTTCATTCTGTTGCTGGCGGCGAGCCTGGGGCTGCTGGCCATTCTGGCGGCGATGGCGATGGGGCGAGCCGTCCATGGCGCGACGCGGGTGCCGCTGGGTAGTTTTCTCGCCTTGGCGGCGGTGCCGGGATGGTGGCTCTCGGTGCTGGCCACCGGGGCCGGGACATGA
- a CDS encoding DNA cytosine methyltransferase, which yields MNALGIIVDNFAGGGGASTGIEAALGRSVDLAINHDEQAIRMHEANHPGTRHIRNNIWQIDPREVTAGRHVQLAWFSPDCKHFSKAKGGKPREKSIRDLAWVVVLWAQRVKPDVILLENVEEFRTWGPLDGEGQPIKERAGETFDKWQRELRKAGYKIQWKELRACDYGAPTIRKRFFMIARADGKPIVWPAPTHGKPDSAEVKSGKLKPWRTAAEIIDWSIPCPSIFDRKKPLAEKTLRRIAHGIMKFVVNNPAPFIVPLTHYGSDMRSYGLSDPLHTVTGANRGEMALVSPYFARTAHGDMDRNGKRRGQPCHGPEDPFPTVTQSGDSALIVPHITKFRAGAIGHGVDEPLHTVTANSFVKRPGGSAPLGVVAAAIAPFATYAQQGGGNRSVDDPHHTVTASNKDQNCVVQAVMSPAIVGCGGRRGQSGPVGPLQPFPTVTTKADACAVTAFMQKFAENGKGVDPTEPLHTVMAGAPRHAVVCAHLEQANGGPNNENLAGRAADDPLSTVATSGSQQRLVTSNLIKLRGTSDQHVENSGAAVEEPLGTISAGGIHAAEVRAFLIKYYGNEQDGHGLSSPLGTVTVQDRFGLVTVMVEGEEYVIVDIGMRMLTPRELFNAQGFPPDYIIEQDAQGLPITKSAQVAKCGNSVCPPIAEALVRAQFPAIAAAAQVAA from the coding sequence ATGAACGCACTTGGCATCATCGTCGACAACTTTGCGGGCGGGGGCGGTGCGTCAACCGGGATCGAGGCTGCGCTGGGCCGCTCAGTGGACCTCGCCATCAACCATGATGAGCAAGCCATCCGCATGCATGAGGCCAACCACCCCGGCACGCGCCATATCCGCAACAACATCTGGCAGATCGACCCGCGCGAGGTCACCGCCGGTCGCCATGTCCAGCTTGCCTGGTTTAGTCCCGACTGCAAGCATTTCAGCAAGGCGAAGGGCGGCAAGCCGCGCGAGAAGTCCATCCGCGATCTCGCATGGGTCGTCGTTCTCTGGGCGCAGCGGGTGAAGCCTGATGTGATCCTGCTGGAGAATGTCGAGGAGTTCCGGACTTGGGGACCGCTGGACGGAGAAGGCCAGCCGATCAAGGAACGGGCCGGGGAGACGTTCGACAAGTGGCAGCGCGAACTGCGGAAGGCCGGATACAAAATCCAGTGGAAGGAACTGCGCGCCTGCGACTATGGGGCCCCGACCATTCGCAAGCGCTTCTTCATGATCGCCCGCGCCGATGGCAAGCCCATTGTCTGGCCCGCGCCGACCCATGGCAAGCCAGACTCCGCCGAAGTGAAAAGCGGCAAGCTGAAGCCGTGGCGCACGGCGGCCGAGATTATCGACTGGTCCATTCCCTGCCCGTCGATTTTCGACCGCAAGAAGCCGCTGGCTGAAAAGACCCTGCGCCGGATCGCGCACGGCATCATGAAGTTCGTCGTCAACAATCCGGCACCGTTCATCGTGCCGCTCACCCATTACGGCAGCGACATGCGGTCCTATGGCCTGTCCGACCCCCTCCATACCGTGACGGGCGCGAACCGAGGTGAAATGGCGCTGGTATCGCCTTATTTCGCCCGCACAGCCCATGGCGACATGGATCGAAACGGCAAGCGTCGCGGGCAGCCGTGCCATGGTCCGGAAGATCCTTTCCCGACCGTCACCCAATCGGGCGATAGCGCGCTGATCGTGCCACATATCACGAAGTTCCGCGCTGGAGCGATCGGCCACGGCGTGGACGAACCGCTGCATACGGTCACCGCCAACAGCTTTGTGAAGCGCCCCGGCGGCTCGGCTCCGCTGGGCGTGGTCGCGGCAGCTATCGCGCCCTTCGCTACCTATGCGCAGCAAGGTGGCGGCAATCGATCGGTGGACGATCCGCATCATACCGTCACGGCGTCAAACAAGGATCAGAACTGCGTCGTGCAGGCGGTCATGTCACCCGCAATCGTCGGCTGCGGTGGGCGCCGCGGTCAAAGCGGGCCAGTTGGACCGCTACAGCCGTTCCCTACCGTCACCACGAAAGCCGATGCCTGCGCCGTTACCGCGTTCATGCAGAAATTTGCGGAGAACGGCAAAGGTGTCGATCCGACCGAACCACTGCACACGGTGATGGCGGGCGCGCCGCGGCATGCCGTCGTTTGCGCGCACCTGGAGCAAGCGAACGGTGGGCCGAACAACGAGAACCTTGCCGGGCGAGCGGCAGATGATCCTCTCTCGACCGTGGCGACGTCCGGATCGCAGCAGCGTCTCGTAACGTCGAACCTGATCAAGCTGCGCGGGACCAGCGACCAGCATGTCGAGAATAGCGGCGCAGCGGTAGAGGAACCCCTGGGCACGATCAGCGCGGGCGGCATTCACGCTGCGGAGGTCCGCGCGTTCCTCATCAAATATTATGGCAATGAACAGGACGGCCACGGGCTTTCCAGCCCTCTCGGCACCGTCACGGTTCAGGACCGCTTCGGTCTGGTCACAGTCATGGTCGAAGGCGAAGAATATGTGATCGTTGACATCGGCATGCGGATGCTGACGCCGCGCGAACTGTTCAACGCGCAGGGCTTCCCGCCCGATTACATCATCGAGCAGGACGCGCAGGGCCTGCCCATCACCAAATCAGCCCAGGTCGCCAAGTGCGGCAACAGCGTCTGCCCGCCCATCGCCGAAGCCTTGGTCCGCGCGCAGTTCCCGGCAATAGCTGCCGCCGCTCAGGTGGCAGCATGA
- the gspN gene encoding type II secretion system protein N, translating into MMGLSLSRRMRMALILFFVVGFILFLPMRIALGMTGLDRLGTAAREVRGTVWSGGIDGLMLGTTSLGSVHAGLSPISLLVGRARFDIWRRNGAADDLSGALTVGFGRIGIDDVTGVVPLGRTFAPLPVSSFVMEDVSAWFSGDRCGHAEGRVRAQMTGQFPGLNLTQGLSGVAICDGEALLLPLVSQSGLEKVNLRLWRSGRYVAEMRVETADATLGDALARAGFADAGGVRVLKVEGTL; encoded by the coding sequence ATGATGGGCTTGTCGCTCTCGCGCCGGATGCGCATGGCCTTGATCCTGTTCTTTGTCGTGGGTTTCATCCTTTTCCTGCCGATGCGGATCGCGCTGGGCATGACGGGGCTGGATCGGCTGGGCACCGCGGCGCGGGAAGTGCGGGGCACGGTGTGGAGCGGCGGGATCGACGGGCTGATGCTGGGGACGACCTCGCTGGGGTCGGTCCATGCCGGTCTGTCGCCCATTTCCTTGCTGGTCGGCCGGGCGCGGTTCGACATCTGGCGGCGCAACGGGGCGGCGGACGATTTGAGCGGGGCGCTGACCGTCGGGTTCGGGCGGATCGGGATCGACGACGTGACGGGCGTCGTGCCGCTGGGGCGGACATTCGCGCCGCTGCCGGTCAGCAGCTTCGTCATGGAGGATGTGTCGGCCTGGTTTTCGGGCGACCGCTGCGGCCATGCCGAAGGACGGGTGCGGGCACAGATGACGGGGCAGTTTCCGGGGCTTAACCTGACCCAGGGCCTTTCAGGCGTGGCGATCTGCGATGGCGAAGCGCTGCTGCTGCCGCTGGTGAGCCAGTCGGGGCTGGAGAAGGTCAATCTGCGTCTCTGGCGCTCAGGCCGCTATGTGGCGGAGATGCGCGTGGAGACGGCGGATGCGACCCTGGGCGACGCGCTGGCCAGGGCGGGTTTCGCCGATGCCGGGGGCGTGCGCGTGCTGAAGGTCGAAGGGACGCTGTGA
- a CDS encoding DUF4326 domain-containing protein, producing MDKPARVQLSRAKGWRMPPDTVKVDRSTKWGNPYPVDAKRTAPMAVAAFRLHILACPALREMASRELRGKNLACWCQPGEPCHADVLLEIANG from the coding sequence ATGGATAAGCCTGCACGAGTCCAGCTTTCCCGCGCGAAAGGATGGCGGATGCCGCCCGACACGGTCAAGGTCGACCGCTCGACCAAATGGGGGAACCCCTATCCGGTCGACGCCAAACGCACCGCGCCGATGGCCGTCGCCGCCTTCCGCCTCCACATCCTCGCCTGCCCTGCCCTCCGCGAAATGGCCAGCAGGGAATTACGAGGGAAGAACCTCGCCTGCTGGTGCCAGCCGGGCGAACCCTGTCACGCCGACGTCCTGCTGGAGATCGCCAATGGCTGA